A segment of the Lagopus muta isolate bLagMut1 chromosome 8, bLagMut1 primary, whole genome shotgun sequence genome:
AACTGAGATTTACAAAAAAAGGTGCTACATTTGTGTCGTGTTTGCTGTTGACCATTCCCTGCCCTGTGGCAACGGCCCGCTcccagggccagcagcagctcccaaagCAGATTATTCCCTTGGCACTGTTCTGCAATTAgacttttctccctccctcatTAGGGGCAGCGGGCAACGCAAGCTGGCCTTGTTTTCCAATGCTCACTGGAGGACAGAGAGATTTGGGGCCGAGGGCAGGAATGTTGGCTCTCCAGGCCAAATTCCTCCTACTGCCACCCAGAAAGGGCgcagctggaggctgcagctgcttgTGTGCCCTCAGCAATTCTCTTTGCACAAATAACGGGGCCTGGTGGGACACAGGAGAGCTGGGAGCACCCCAGAGCAGCATGAGTGCCTCCAGTTCCCCAGCGGTAacagcagtggggctgagcaTGAATGAAGCGGTCCTGATCAGGCTGCTGAAATCTTCTGTGCACAGAGCAGtttggagaaagaaatcagGGCTGCAAAACAGTGCTTATGTAACagggatgattttttttttctcttctgtgccaGTTCCTCAATAATCACCATACGACCCAGTAGGGGAGCACTTAATGCTGCgctggagctgcagtgctcaggatGCAGCGGGCACCCCATCACAAAACCCCCAAATAGGAAAACACCATCccaaactgagaaataaatggaaCTGGTGATCTCAGAGCACATCCTGATCTCCTCACCTCGGAATCCTTGTCCAGCTGGCTCCGGCCCACAATCATGTTGTACAGCACCCGGTCATCATCTGCCTCTGTGTGGGTCACGTCGTGTGGGGTGCTCCACAGGTTCTGCTCCTCATCCCGTGCCAGCGTGGCTCCAAAGGAAGCATACGGGTTGTTGTTGCTGCAGAGAGGGGACATGAGGCTGTGTTAACACCCAGTGTCACCTTAGCTTTCCCAAAAGTCCCTTTCTGCCAGCTGAAATCTGGCATGGCCATGGGACAACGCACAcggtgctgctggggatgggtAAGCCTGGAAATGGGGTGGCTCAGGACAATCTTAGTCATGTGATGGACCCAAAAAAACTGGCCCCATCCATCTGGCATGGGAGGGAAGCAGATGGAGCCAGcccctctgcagtgctgccccaggATGGGATGGAAATTGAAATGCAGGAAACTGAATCTAAGAAAGAAGTGTGCTACAGAAAGGGTGGTTGAACGTTGTCGTGGGTTGCTTGGAGAGGTTGTGGGGTTTCCAGCCATGGAGATGCTCAAAATCCAATGCGATCTGTTCTGGGTACCCTGCTCCTGGTCTGACCTGAGCAGGGGCTGCATCAGATGGGAATACCTGGATGGGAACACTTGGAGGCCTTAAGGAAAGCCTGGGTTTGTCCactcagtatctaaagaggagcttcagcatctaaaggggggctataggaaagaagggcacagactctttagcagcGGCTgctgtgatagaacaaggggaaatggtttcaaagtaaaGGAGGAGAGTTTTaggctggatataaggaagaagttttttacaatatgggtggtgaggcactggcacaggttgcccagagaggtgatggatgcccaagcctggagacacccaaggtcaggctgaacagGGCTCTGGGCACTTGATGGAGCTTttggtgtccctgctcagtgcaggagagttggactacatggcctctaagggtcccttccaactcatacGATTCTATGACCTtatgtgctgagggacatggtttagtgggagctattgggaataggtgaatggttggactggatgatctcttaggtcttttccaaccttggtgattctatgattctatgactctatgaatgGGGAGCAGGCAAAGCATCACCTCCTGAGCATCATCCCCTCCCGTGGTGGTGAGGAGCTCTTCTGTGCCCTGTGCTTATGGCTGGGTGCTGTAAGTGGGAAATGCAAGGCTCTTATGGGGTTGTTTCCTCCTGCAGGGAGAACTTCTGGCAGAGTACTGCCATCAGGCCCCCATGTTTCTAACCAAGACAGTGAAGAAGAACACCACAAGTGGGGAAAGATTTTACACCTCACACAGCGGTACTGGCAGCTGTCCTGTGGcatttcacagaaccacagatttgtaggggctggaagggaaccCTAGAGATCGAGTCCGACCCCCCTTCCTGCACACTTTGCACTAGAACAACCCCTGCTGATTCCATTTGCTATCCAAATCCCATTCCTTCCTCTAGGAATCCACCCATTCAACCTTGGTCACGCTGCAGTTCTTTATCTCCAATGTCATGGCGTTACAAAGAGTGCTAAGGTGTGCTCCAGCATGTGGATAAACCCCTAAAAGTGGCTCCCTAATTAGATTTCCAGCAAACCAAAAACCTGAGTAACAGGTAACAAGGGGAAGATAATCTCTGCCAATCTCTCATTAAAGCCGAGGGAACAGGCAGGTTGCAGGGTGCAGATGGCACCGCTCAGCCCTCCCAACACATCTCCAGGTGTCCCGAGCAAGCGGGGAACTCCTGGGGCACCAGAGACCCCCATACTAATGGGTTTTCTGTGGGGTTCTCACCCTGCACAGCCTATGGGGCGCTGTTCCACGTGAGCTCATTACCATCCTCCTGCTTCCTCCCACTACTGACCCACCCTGCTCACTGTCAGATCTTTTGGCAGCAACCCTTGGCTTTGCGAGCCACTCCCTTGTGTCTTGCAAGGTGATTCCCATGGAAGAGGCCCCAGCTGTGCTTGGGAGTCAGCAAACCTCAGCAAACATGGGGTGCGACTGCGGGAGGTGTGTCAGCCCAGAGCTGACAGCAGGCTGAGCATTACTAACATGAGGGAATATggggaaaaagcagcacaggaaaggCCACCTTCCCATCTCGTGTCACTTGCAGCAGTTTCCATGAGACCAGAGGGATCTTGGACCAGCTTCAATTTGCTCTTTATCCAGAAGCATCAACACTTCATCAACAGActtctgctctgggctgctttTAGCCCAGTTTAATACATCCCAAGACTCGGAGCCCAAATTCTCAGTTTATTTGCATCGTTCCTTTTAAACAAGGCTGCTGCAAGACCCCCACTTTGCAATATAAAACCACAAAAGCCTCCCATCCGGGGACAAGCCAGCAATTGGGTCATCAGATTAACTATGCTGCCACACTTGCGCAACAGCAGGtgcctctgctttcctgcttaTGGCATTAATTGGATCGGTGCACAGAGGCACGTTGCTACAGAAAGGTGCAAGGCAGCACCTGCACCTCTCTGCCCGTGTGCTGGGCTTTCAGGAGGTTAATGCGAATTTCCTGCCAGCCCCATGCTCAGGATTATCTGGTTATTATTTAGGGAGCTGCTTTTAACAGCACCAAATCAGGGTGCTTCAATCCCTGCCGCCGGTCCCCACTAACTAAATAGGTCACCACATGTCTCAGAAAtgttgcagtgctgtgggagggtttgggtgctgctgcagaCCCCCTCCTATGCAGGCTGCCTTAGAGATCTGTCATCTTTCAACTTCATGCTGCATTTGGATAAAGGCTCAATGCGGTGCCTCCAGACGTCCAGCTCCCCTCCCTGGGCAtcaccagcagccccagtggGACCCCATCCACTGCTCCTTGCTCCAGCCTCCCCGATGAAAGCCCCGAACCCTTGCAATGGAAAGACAAAAGCCGGGTGGTTTCTATGGTGAAAGACACGTTTTGCTCTCCCAAATTTCATTTGGTTGTCAGAAAATTGAGAGCAGTGCAGCGGCATGCGTTGTGCCACGGGGAGTGAGACCCAAACGAGGCAGAAAGCGAGCTGGGAGAAAATCCCTCTGGGACCTCGGAATCTCCGAGCAGCGGCTGCGGAATGACAGCTGGGAAAAAGGGCAAAGCGTAAGGTGGGAGAGGGATGCGGGCAAAGCGGGGCCACGCTTGGAGGATCGCTGCAGTGCGAGCAGAtcggggaggggatggggatgggatcaCCCGGAGCCGGGACGGGATGGGGGCACTCACCTGAGCAGCGGCTCCTTCTCAGGGGCTGCTGCCTCCCCGCCGCAGCAGCCGCAGCAGCCGCCAAGCGAGCGCAGCCAGGCCCCCAGCCCCATGGGCGCAGCAGCGCTGGGCTCTGCCCGTCCCCGTGCCCCTCCCTGGCTCCCCCCTGGATCCCCAGCGCCTTCAGCCGCCGCGGGGCATCACGCTCGCCCTCCGGGGCCCCGCACAGCGCGAGCACGCAGGGCACGGGCAGAGGAAGGCAGGGCACGCTCATATTTCTCCCCCTCTTCTTCGTTCCGGGGCGACGCTGATTCATTACCATCCCCTTCCGGGGAATTATGGCCACTCGGATGCTCGAGAGCGCTGGGGAGCGAAGCTGTGCGTCTGCAAGGCACAGCAGCGGTGCCATACCCCTGTGGGGACATGGTCGGGTTGGGGGCTCGTGTCCAGCCCTGGGGGGCCCCATGGTTATTTCCCACGGGGATCGGGGCCGGAGGGGATTACCCAGGGTCTGATTTCCAGCGCTGGGAGCTCATCACGCTCAGGGACTGATGGCTTTGTGCTGCTCACTGCGCACATCTCCACCATCCCACCCAGCCTCAGCTCTCCTGAGCTGATTTCCCCCATCCTGTACAATTATGAGcactcagaaagcagcagcaggcaacGGCCCTCCCCTTGGatctgctgggctgctgccttGTTTACACATTGGCAGCATTCTGGCAGATCacaagcagcacacagcccaggctgccagcagctcccaccagcTCACCTGTAGCCTTCTGCCTTCCCTGCCTGGAGCCTTCATTCCACACACAGCTGCAACAAATAGTCATTCAGCCCCTGAGCCCTGTGAGTTCAGAAGGAGCCTTGCAGAAGCCCTGAGCATTTTCACATCCCTTTATTCCTGATAAACGTTGTTCCCTTTCCATTGGAGCaggggcacagctgcccagggagtgctggggtcaccatccctgcaggtgtttcCTAACTGtgaggatgtggcactgaaggctGTGGGCATAGTGGGGTGAGCTGAGGTTGGACTGGGGATCTTAGCTGTCTTTTttaacctgaatgattctgtgacatgaACAAAGGAAAGTCTCCCAAGAGCCAAAGCCTCTCTGGGGTCCTAAAAGCAAATCACTGCCTCTAAAAAGTAAGTGCAGTATTACCAgcttctgcacagtgctgcaaataCCCCTAGCAGAGATGGGGCTCCAGACCCTGTTTTGCCCATTCCCTGTGGCCCCATCACTAACAGAGATAGAAACAGAGGGCTCAGCTGTGTGCAATAAGCATTACTGCCctgaacacacacaaaatggCAACAGGCTGCCTCGGCCCAGGTGTGGGGCTTTGCTCCTAACGCTGGGAGCAGGGTTATAAAAGCACCCTGAGTGCCTTTCTCCTTTTGCAGGGTACTAGGAGAGGGCTTCAGCACAACCAGGCTGTAAGTATGAGTTGGGGTTCCTACAGAGTTTTGTTCTCGCTCTTCTTTGGTATCTGCTGCTTGAGCTGTTGGGGCTGCTGATCATCCCCTCATCTGTGTGCGTTCTGAAGTTACTCTGTGCTTAATTACCACAGTCCCCGTACTAAGGGGAAGCCCAGCTCTCAGGCTCCAGCATGCTGCTTTAAGGCTGTAGGGACCTCACAGCTGAGATCTCAGGATGCGGTGCTGCAGCTCTAGAGGGAGCAGTCGGCCCTGTAGTGCTGCCAGGCCGCTGCTGCTCTTTCACCCCAGCTACGTAGGGAGGGCTGGGAATGTTTTCCTGGAAAGCGTGACCCCACCCGTGGCGTTTGCATGCAAAGAGCCTTACAGGGCCCCATTCTGCCCCAAAGCTAGCATGTCCCTGCTGGCTGTACGGCGAGCGGCTTCATTCTGACGCTGCAGGAGGGCCTGGGAGCGGTGAGTTACTGGTATGGTGAGTAGTTGGGGGTGCTGGGGCAGCGGCAGGGAGCAGATGGAAGCATTCTAGTGAGAGCAGTCGGGTTTGATGCTCCTTGCTGGAAGCAGCCGAAACTGAGTGGCGGCTCTTCCTGCATTGCAAGCTGTAACCATTCCCTGCCCGGTGTGCCCACACAGCACGGGCTGTGCTGTTCTATGAGCTCTTTGCACGTGACTGCTGCCCCTGTGGGAGCTGCACGTCCCTGTCACGCTTCCTGGGTCCGTCTCTCTTGCGCAGCGCCTGCCACAAACGGCACACGGCTGCTGAGGCTTCCGGCTTCTGAGCACGGCCCCATGGTGGGGGACACTGAGGGAGGGCCCTGGGCAAAGTCCTGGTGCTGGGTGCAGGCTGAGCACCGCTGTCCCGCCAGGACAGGCCCTGAGCTCCCAGCATGGCTGCACAGATGTTTGAGGGCACGCAGCACGCAGCCATCTACCTGAAGTACCGCTTTGCCCCTGGCAAGGAGCTGAAGGACACCATCCTCACCTACCTGCAGGAGAAGGTGAGtggggcacagctgtgctcaaTTTATCTCCTTACCTCTTCACTTGGAGTAAGATAACAGCCGGGGCTCAGCAGGGGCCTCGGAGCCTGCACCCAGCCGTGAGCAGGGCTAGGAGttggggtgctgctgctgagatgcgccccctgtccctgcaggctcccagctgcacccagcTGGCTGTGGACGTTGGCTGCGGGTCGGGGCAAGGCACAGCCTTCCTGGCAGAGCGCTTCGCAAAGGTGGTGGGCACCGACATCAGCCAGGCACAGATCCAAGAGGCCAGGGCTGCCCCTTCTCCTCCCAACATCTCCTATCTGTGAGTGCTGCAAGCAAAACCCAGCTCCCCGCGTGCCCTTTAGCTTTGTGTCTCGCTCTGCAATCCCCAGCATTGCACgctgttatttttctcccccCGTCTGCAGGGTGTGCCCAGCAGAAGAGCTGCCCTTCGAAGATGCCTCAGTTGATCTCCTGGCCTCGTTCACAGCCGCACACTGGTTTGATACTGGGAAGTTCATGAATGAGGCGAAACGCGTGCTGCGGCCGGGCGGCTGCGTGGCCATCAGCACCTACACTGCTGATATGAGCCTGCACTATGGGGACTGCTCTGAAAAGCTGACCCAAATCTTCCAGGAGGTGAGGGAGGGCACCGAGCCTCCCCACTGGGGCAGGGGGAAACATACAGTGGTGGGTGGGTGCTGAGGGGAGAGGCGGTGGGGTGAGGAGGTGAAGGGCTGCAGGGTGGGCTGGTGTGGGGAGAGGGGAGCAGGGGTGTCATAGAAGTGCATATGCCACAGGCCTAGGACCAAGCTCTGTGGCAATGAGGAGCTCAACGTGGTTGTGTTTATCTGCTGTCATTGCAGGCCTGGGACCAGCTCTTGAAATACTCACATAGTAGAGTAAAACACGTCCTGGAAGACTACAAGGAGATCTTTGAGGCTTTGCCATTTCCAGACAAGAAGAGGTGAGCGGGAGCTCCTTGGTGCATGACCATGAGTGGGTCCGAACGCTGCTCCTGACCCATCAGCTGCCGTAATGAGATGCTTTCCTCTCCTGGACCTTGGATAAAGTCATGAGTTTTATTCATCACTACATCGCTCTGCAGTCACCCTTGTTCCACTGCCTGTATTTAACGTGCCAGTGctcctttcttccccatttcctttCTAGAATCACCAATATCTATGATAAAATTCCCATGACCGTTGCTGGGGTGGTCGGTTACTTAGAGTCTGCCTCTCCATACCAAGTATTCATGAAGAGTGATCCTGAGGCTGCAAAAACCCTCCTCCTAAGGATGGAAAAGAGgtactaaaaggaaaaaaaggctttcatgCAAATGAGTAGGGCATGGAGGATGTCCTCTTACAGGGTGAATCAAGAGTGGGGTtgaggggaaggaggggtgCACTGCTTTGTGAAAGGGTTTCTGCCAATTGGTAATCCAAGCTTTGGAGTGCTTTAGAGAGAGAATCTCATCCCTGCTTGTGGTCATTTCCCCACACCTGGTGCTGCATGGctggatggggatggaggacCCTTACTCTGCTTCTTGCAGGCTGCTGGAGACGATGGGAGCTGCCTCACGTGACACCCCGCTGGAGTTCTGGGTGAGGCATGTCTGCATCCTGGGGCACAAGGAAGCGTGAGGCAAGCCTCCTCCTGACCTCGTGCTGAAAGAAACAGGATTCCAAACACCCTGCTCTTCCTTGGAGAGATCAGTGGTGATTTCAGTGATCGAAGCCTTAATCTTTGTAAGCAGACGTGGACTTAACGCAGGGCCACAGGGTCTGTGCCATGCTACCAGTCTGCCCAGCACCCTCCTGTTGGAGGAACCCACCAGAGTGGTTGTGATTGTTATCCCACATCCAATCCTATAACAGCTGAAtttcttgaaaaattaaaaaaaataagttgcaAAGTGGAATTGTGTTTGGCTTCTCTAATAGAGGCTTGGTGGGCCTGGCTGCTCTGGTCCCTGTGGAATTTCTGGGCAGGGAGCTCCTGTAGCTTGAGCCTCCCTGGGCTTGCTCCTGCAGAGAATTGTTTGCATAGCCCTTGGATCCAGCCTcagtttttttaatctgctttgtGCACCAAAGGTAATTGTGTGCCACTCCCTGAAATGCAAAGGCGAAATGATTCAAAGCTGGGTCTCAACAGGTGCTGGTCAcctcctgtttgctttttggaGGCACTGAGGTTCCATGGGGATGTGTCCAGTTCCCATAATCCCTGCACCAGGCAGGAATGGTGCCCtagagctgtgctctgtgaggGGATCAGGGTCCCCTTTCCCATAAAAAGGGATTTTGTGCTATCAGTCCCATGGGGTTTTTCTCCCATGGAAGCACTGTGGGGAGGATTTGACCAGCCTATCCCTTTGGGATACTGCAGGTGAGGCAACATCCCCAGGCTGTTAAACTTAAGAGGGTTGGAGATGCTGTGTCCCTACAGCACTGGCACAAGAGCTTTCCAAAAAAAGGGTTTATATTCACAGCAGCTAACTAGAACAGCTCTCCTCATGTCAGCCTCTGAGGGATGATGCAGGGGTGATGTGACAGCATGAGTTACATCACTGCAGCTGAGTGCTGGTAGTGGCACCAGCAGGTGGGAtggctgcagtgacagctgctgagcagtggcTATCTGTTGGATTTGGAGCATTATTTTGTCTTGCTTCACCTTTTTCCCCCAAGTCTTTGTACAACCAGCTCCAATAAGGTGGGGGAGAAGCTCCTGGCTCCTTCATACCTCTTTACTGCACAGCACGGCTGGTGGCCGATGCTGCTTTTGTCAGCCTCCTGGTGAGTCACAGGGCGATGACCTCACCTGGCACTGGCGACTGCTTGGCACAGCTGtgtctgttttgctttcctttccacacCTGGGGATCTCCTGCAGTCGGGGATTTCTTCCTCTGGAAAAGCAGAACGAACCTCCTCGgtgcttttcttccacttcGTAGCATCGGGGGACTTGTAATTATTTGTGTCACCCAGTGTATTAACAGCACAGTCAATAGATGTGGAATGCAATTAATAATTTCTTAATGTAGTGAGACCAGATAGCTGCTCATTTTCTTGTGGGCAGAAACAGAAGAAGGGCTGCATCGCTGCCTATGCCTCCCCGCTGGGCTGGCCATGGTGTGCCCAGGTGGTGGCTTTGTGGGACATGCTGTGGTGGgtgacagctgctgcagtggcagAGCCAGCAGAAACGTGGTTCAAAGGAGCTGTGCCAAATGCGGCCAGCCTGGGTTGAGGTACAACCTATTGGTGTGAAAGCATCTCTTGCAGCTCCCTGTGCAGGACTCCGGGTTTTCCTGCCATCTGCTCAGAGCTCGGTGCCCACGATGGAGCCATGCAGTGTGTCGTGCTCCAGTGCTGTGCTTACAGCTATggttttcctgctctgctttcactTTACCTTTGGCACCTTGGGATTTCCTGCATGCCTGTGTAAAGAGATGACGTCTCATTATGCTTTGCCAACCAGAAATGATGCCTGGGGAAATAAACGCTGCAGTGACAGAGGAGACGAACCAAAGGAGCCAAGTCCCACAGCAACGTCATGCTGCTGTGGCACCCAATGGGAAACCCACAGAGCATCTCTATGGCTGTTCTGAGTGCAGCCAGCAGCGATGGGTGCAGGTTTTGGGGTAAATCCCCTGGATTATGGTGGAGGTGAGATTGCAAGAGCTGGCACTGTCCGTGAGCATGTTGCCCCTTCTTCCCAGGAGAGcatgctgctccagctgcattGAGGACGTTGTGCCCAGCTTTAACACCTCATGGGATTTTTCTGTTACGGATGTTCTATGCCTTGCTTGGGTAGCTTCTATGAAGTTACTTTCATTGCTTTTGGCTTCTATTTCATCGTTGTACCAAGTATGAACAAATGCATTgaataaactgcatttttctctaTGTGTTTGCTTCTTTAAGTGGacagaagggaaagaggagCTTTCCAATCTTGGGGCACACAAGGTAATGAAGAACCAAGCCTTGGCTGAGGCTCAGGCTTTTAATTATTGACCTTAGCTGTATTAATGAGTAATATAGCCCAATGCTGGGGGGATCCTGGTGGATCCTggtcctgcagtgctgttcaAGACTTGCCATGAGGAGGAAGTCTGTGTCTCCAGTGCTTTCAGGCTTCACATCTGCATCTGGctgtcctggctctgctccAAGCTCTGACTCTATCTGGTCTGAGCAAAGtaggcactgctgctggcctACTGCACCACTCCTCGTCCTGACTGTGGTGCCTGGTGATGGGATGGGAGGCAATGAACGCAAGTCAAAGCCCatctgagcacagtgaagtCTTACTGAGGAGACAATCgtgtgctggcacaggctgctcaatTTGTGGGGTCTCCACCCTTGGTGATAGGCAAAACAAGACACAGTCCTGGGGTGCCTGCTCAGGGcaatggagcactggaacagagtgccctgagaggtggtggatgcctaTTCCTGTGGACATTCAAGGGCAATGCACTGAGCACCAGGTCAGCTGTTTATGTCCCTTTTCAtcgcaggggagttggacctgatggcctttaaaggtcccttccaactcagacgTTTCTATGATAATCTGCTTCAGCTGCCCCTGCTTTTTACACATGCAGGattatattttcctgtatttgatGATTGATTAATGCACAGAACTAAATGCAGGTGTAGTTTCA
Coding sequences within it:
- the LOC125696974 gene encoding putative methyltransferase DDB_G0268948; amino-acid sequence: MAAQMFEGTQHAAIYLKYRFAPGKELKDTILTYLQEKAPSCTQLAVDVGCGSGQGTAFLAERFAKVVGTDISQAQIQEARAAPSPPNISYLVCPAEELPFEDASVDLLASFTAAHWFDTGKFMNEAKRVLRPGGCVAISTYTADMSLHYGDCSEKLTQIFQEAWDQLLKYSHSRVKHVLEDYKEIFEALPFPDKKRITNIYDKIPMTVAGVVGYLESASPYQVFMKSDPEAAKTLLLRMEKRLLETMGAASRDTPLEFWVRHVCILGHKEA